TGTTATACGAGCGGCTACTTTCATTTTTACGCATTAAGCACAAAAATTACACCCCCAAAAACCCCGGAATTGGGAGTGTTAACCTTAAATCTTCCTGAATTTAGCCCAAGAAGCTAAATGGCTTTTGTTTTATTTCTTAGAAAAGGAATTTTTTAAAAATTTAAATCTCAGAGCCTGATCGAAATGCGGGAATAAGCAATTACACCATAAAATCGATTATTTTTTTTCAACTACAGAAGTAGTTTGACCAACTTCGGGTACGGTAGTTAAATTGGGAATATCTTCTTCGTGGTAGTCTAATTCTTTATGGAAAGTTTCTTCCAGCCGCGATAAGGCCCATAACGCAATAGCCACAATCAAGCCTCCCACCAGAGCGGCGCCTATGGTAAGACCAAAATGTGCTTTGGCAAAAACAAACAAGGCCGAAATGGGAATTACCGAAGCACGTACCAAATTAGGCACCGTAGTAGCCACCGTAGCCCGCAAATTAGTACCAAACAATTCGGCCGCAATGGTGATAAACAAAGTCCAGTAACCATTGAAAAAGCCTAAAGCGGCGCAGAAAAAGTAAAACGTTGTTAAACTTTGCGTTTTTACAAGTAAATACACCAGCATTAAAGCGTAAGAACCCAGCAAAAAAAGCAGCATGCCTTTTTTACGACTTTGAAACCGCTGACTCAAATATCCAGACACTAAATCGCCGCCTACCTGCCCGGCAAAGGCCAGCATCACGGCTTTGCCCGCCACAATAGGTTCAGTTACGCCTAAAGCGGCGCCAAACTCCGGTGAAAAAAAGATAAGCACTCCCGAAACAAACCAGATGGGCGTACCAATTAAAATGGAATATAAATATTTGGTAAACCGGGCGCCGCTGGAAAAAAGCATAAAAAAATTACCCCGTTGCACCTGTTTATGTTTTAAGTGCAGAAAAACGCCGGATTCAAACACCCGCACCCGCATTAAGAGTAATACCAGGCCTAAAGCCCCGCCCACAAAGTAAGACACGCGCCAATCGAAAGTAGCGGCCACAAAATAAGCCAGTATCGCCCCAAAAACCCCGGTAGTAGCCACCAGCGTAGTACCCCAGCCACGTATTTCCTTGGGTAAAATTTCGGCCACTAAAGTAATACCCGCACCCAGTTCTCCGGCTAAGCCAATGCCCGCAATAAAACGCAAAGGCAGATACTGTTCGTAAGATGTAACAAATCCGTTGGCAATATTGGCCAGCGAATACAACAAAATAGAACCAAACAGCACCGACAAACGGCCTTTTTTATCGCCCAAAATTCCCCACAGTATGCCGCCGATTAACATGCCGGCCATTTGCATATCCAGGATCAGCAATCCTTTGTGAAACAGCTCTTCGTCGGATAAACCTAAATCTTTTAAACTGGGGACCCGCACAATGTTAAACAAAAACAAGTCGTACATATCTACCAGGTAACCCAGGGCAGCTACAATTACGGGTACTTTTAACAATTGCTTAAAAGGAGGGCTGGAAGTCATACCGCAGGATTTAGGTAGTTACGTTTTAAAAAATTTTTAAAATTTTAGAATTTCTACAAGCGAGGTAAGGTTAAACCGCCATCCACCATTAACACCTGACCGGTAGAATAGGGGAAATAGCCCAGCGCTAAAGCGGCCACAGCTTTACCTACGTCTAAAGCTTCGCCCCAACGTTGTTGCACGGTTAAACCGCCGGCAATTAATTTGTCGTACTTTTCGGTTACGCCCGCGGTCATGTCGGTTTTAATAATACCGGGACGCACTTCGTACACCGGAATATTGTATTCGCCCAGGCGCGCTGCAAACAACTGGGTAGCCATACTCACGCCTGCTTTGGCCACACAATATTCGCCGCGGTTTACCGAAGCCACGGTAGCCGATACAGAAGAAACATTTACAATGCAACCCGAAAACTCTGTTGCTTGCGTTGCCTGCTGGATCATCCAGTTAGCCACAGCCTGGGTCAGAAAATAAGGACCTTGCAGGTTAGTGGTGAGTACGTGGGTAAAACTTTCTTCGGTGGCTTCCAGAATATCTTTCCGCTCTTTGGGGGCAATGCCAGCGTTATTTACCAGCACATGCAGCGCACCGAAACTCTCTTTAATTTCCTGCAGCATCCGTGCTCGGTCCGTGGTCGAAGCTACATCGCCCTGACAGTAAATAACCTTAGCCCCCAGTTGTTGCAGATCCGCTATTACTTCATTGACTGCTTCGGCTGGACGAACCCCGTTAATTGCCAGATCAAAACCTGCCTGCGCCAATTGCGTGGCAATTCCTAACCCAATACCCCGGCTTCCGCCCGTTATAAAAGCTACTTTTCTCATGAAATTTTTATAATTTCTAAATATTTAGAAATACAATCTCGAACTAAGTAAAGAGACATTAGTATCAAGATATTAGATGTTAAACTTTTAAGTAATTAAAATTTTACTAATCAATAACATACAGCAACAATCCCTATTGACACTATAGTAATTTAACTTTATCCAATTACTTATATAAAAAACTTAAGCGAAAACTAATTACTTTTAAATTTAAGCTGCGAACTGTGGATCATCGACTAATCTACAATTCCGGTACATCTACCCAGCAGCGTTTGGCCCAGCTTTCCAAGCCTTTTTCGGCGAGTTGCACACCTTTGGCACCTTCGCGTAAGTCCCAGGGAAAAGGAGTGTCTTTTACCACGTGTTTCAGGAACAATTCCCATTGCACTTTAAAAGCGTTTTCAAAAATTTCCTGCTCCGGTACTTTCGACCAGCCTTCCATGAAGTTGATGGGTTGCGGAATATCGGGGTTCCAGACGGGTTTGGGGGTATTGCCGTAATGTTGGGTGTAGCACTCCCGCAAACCGGCTACTGCCGAGCCTTTCGTGCCATCAACTTGCAGGGTAAGTAAGTCATCGCGGCGCACGCGCACGGTCCAGGAAGAGTTGAAGTGTGCAATAATGCCGTTCTCCAATTCAAAAGTGGCGTAAGCGGCATCGTCAGCGGTGCAGCGGTAAGCCTGGCCATTTTCGTCGATGCGTTCTTTAATGTGGGTAGCGCCCAAACACGAAACCGCTTTTACTTTCCCGAAAATATAATCGAGCACGTAGCGCCAGTGACACAACATGTCAACGATAATGCCGCCATCATCTTCTTTGCGGTAGTTCCAGGACGGGCGTTGCGCCGGAATAGTGTGACCTTCGAAAACCCAGTAGCCAAACTCGCCGCGTACCGACAATATCTCGCCAAAGAAATCATTCTGGATTAAGCGTTTTAATTTCAGCAAACCCGGCAACCATAATTTGTCCTGCACCACACCGTTTTTAATGTTGTTTTGTTTACACAGCTCGTATAGTTCCAGGGCTACTTCGGTGCTCACGGCAGTGGGTTTTTCGCAGTACACGTGCTTTCCGGCTTTCACGGCCTGCCGCACGCCATCAGCCCGGCGGCCGGTGGTTTGGGCATCGAAATAAATCTGGTATTGTGGGTTCTGCATTACACTATCCAGGTCGGTGGTAAACTTGGTTACGCCCGATTGTTCCGCCAACTTCTGCAGCTTTACGGCATCCCGGCCCACTAAAATCGGATCGGGCATGATAAACTCCGAAGGACTTACTTTTACCCCACCTTGTTTTATAATTTCGACGATGGAGCGCATTAAATGTTGGTTCGTGCCCATGCGGCCGGTTACCCCGTTCATGATAATACCTACCTGGTGGATAGTGGGAGCCATTTTGTTGAGTTAAAAGTTATGAGTTGAGAGTTATGAGTTACTAGTTGCGTGTTGTAAAATGTAATTTTTTAAAATTTTAATTTTTGGAAGCTATGCTATAAGCCTGAAGCATTTTAGTTATGGCTTCGTCGGATTCAATGGCGTTGGTTGGTTTAGGATGATCTTTATTCCAGACTACCAGATTTTCCCGGGTTTCTACTTTTACAAAGCTTTCATCTATTTTTCCTTCGCGATTTTTTACTTTGTTCAGGTCTAGTTTTAAATGTTTCGCTAAGAAGGTGTAAGCTGCTAAGCGTTTGCTGGGGCCGTAATCGTGGCCTTCGTCGGGTAAATGAACGTTCTGAACTAAGTTTTCCTGGTTATAGAGTTTGTAGATATTCCGGATGTACGGATATTCCACTTCGGGCGTGTTTTTAGTCCAGTCTTTCCCGTCGGATACCAGGAGCAAGGGACGGGGAGCGGCTAAAGCGGCTATTTCTACGTTGCTGGTTTGGTGCTGGGCGCTTTTATGCACCGGCATGCCGCTTTCGCAATTGCAACCGCCAAAAAAGTGCGCCGAAACCATCACTACTGGCACCGATACCGCAATGCGCTTATCCAGTGCCGTAAGTAAAATAGTTTGCGTACCACCACCCGATTCGCCGGTTACGCCGATGCGTTTGGGGTCAACTTCGGGCAGAGAAAGTAAAAAATCGACGGCGCGCAAGCCATTGTTTATTTGTAAAGTTAAGGCTTTGGGGTGTACCTGAGGTACCTGGTGAATTCCCTGATCTGATTCGCCGTAACCCAGCATGTCGTAGGTAAAAACTATAGCGCCCATGCGGGCCATGGTAGCGCAGCGTTTCTGCACCGATTCGTGAAAGCGGCCTTGCGTTTTTTGCTCTTTGTAATGCCCGTGCGGAGATAAAATAGCCGAGTAAATCGATTTTTTCTCAGTAGGCCGGTACAAATTACCCGTCACAAAGAAACCCGGAAAGCTTTCAAAAGCTACATTTTCTATGGTATACCCATCGTATACCCGTTTGCTGTGGATAATGGGCTTTAACGGATTTTTACTGGGCAGATTGCTAAACTGCCCACCCGTGATAATGCCTTGCCGGATGATAGCGGCCCTTTTTTCCCAACTAGCTTTGTCGTGGTACGTGGCGGCAAATTGCTCCAGGGCGGCTTTTCCTTCTGGTTCGGTAAAATAAGCACCCCGGCAGAGCATACTTTCATCTACCTGATCCTGCGCAAAAACCGGGCAGCTCAAACAAAAGCCCAGCGATAAAATCAAAACCGATTTACGTATTGCAACTTTCATTATCCGGAAGAATAAATTTTTAAATTAAACGTAATCCTGAAAATGTAAAAATTTAAAAAAGCAATTTGCCGCTGCTCATTAACCCGTATACTTTAATGCCTACTCCTAAAAATCGGGTATTGTACCAGTACTATTAAGTGTGCTGCAGGTATGCCGATGTAATTTTTTTTAAAAATTGCTGTTGATCTTGGTGCCAATAAATATTAGAAAAAACCTCGACCTCGTTAAAGCCGTTAAAACCGGTTTCCTCTACCCAGCCCCGGATTTGTTTTAAGTTAATGCAGCCTTCGCCCATTAAGCCCCGGTCGTTGAGCATGTCCAGGGTAGGGGTTTTCCAGTCGCAGATGTGAAAAGCCGCTAAGTTATTGTGCGCGGCGCAGCGTTTAATTTGATTTTCCAGGTCCGGGTCCCACCATAAATGGTACACGTCTACGGCAACGCCCACGTGCGGCGAGTTAATGGCTTCGGCCATGTCGTTGGCTTGGGCCAGCGTGTTAATGGCCGAGCGGTCGCCGGCGTACATGGGATGCAGCGGTTCGATGGTAAGTTTTACCCTGGCCGCTGCGGCGTGTTCCAGACAAGCCATAATTCCATCCTGAATTTGTTGCCGGGACTCCGTTAAAGACTGACCAGGAGCAGCGCCGCACACCAATACCACCATAGGTGCCCCGAGTGCTTCGGCCTCGTCGATGGCTTTTAAATTATCCGCAATAGCTGCCTCGCGCTGGGATGCGGTGAGCGCCGGAAAAAAACCGCCCCGGCACAACGATACAACTTCCAGGTTCAGGTCGCGGAGCATATTGCCCGTCTTTCTAATATCCCGCCCCGCTAAAGCATCGCGCCACACGGTAATGCCACCAATACCCGCCGCCGAAAACTCCTGCGCGGCTTTTTCGATAGGCCACGGTTTGGTGGTAATGGTATGCACGCATAAATTTTTGAAATCAGTTAACTCTTTCGCCATTACTGCACGCCGTTGTAAAAAGTATAATAAGGTTCCTGGTTATTAATTTTTTGTAAATACAACGCAACTTCCCGGATGTGATAATCACCCCACATGCTGGATTCCCCACGCGGAATGGTGCTGCCCTCGGGTACGTAATCCCA
The sequence above is a segment of the Adhaeribacter swui genome. Coding sequences within it:
- a CDS encoding MFS transporter, which translates into the protein MTSSPPFKQLLKVPVIVAALGYLVDMYDLFLFNIVRVPSLKDLGLSDEELFHKGLLILDMQMAGMLIGGILWGILGDKKGRLSVLFGSILLYSLANIANGFVTSYEQYLPLRFIAGIGLAGELGAGITLVAEILPKEIRGWGTTLVATTGVFGAILAYFVAATFDWRVSYFVGGALGLVLLLMRVRVFESGVFLHLKHKQVQRGNFFMLFSSGARFTKYLYSILIGTPIWFVSGVLIFFSPEFGAALGVTEPIVAGKAVMLAFAGQVGGDLVSGYLSQRFQSRKKGMLLFLLGSYALMLVYLLVKTQSLTTFYFFCAALGFFNGYWTLFITIAAELFGTNLRATVATTVPNLVRASVIPISALFVFAKAHFGLTIGAALVGGLIVAIALWALSRLEETFHKELDYHEEDIPNLTTVPEVGQTTSVVEKK
- a CDS encoding 3-ketoacyl-ACP reductase: MRKVAFITGGSRGIGLGIATQLAQAGFDLAINGVRPAEAVNEVIADLQQLGAKVIYCQGDVASTTDRARMLQEIKESFGALHVLVNNAGIAPKERKDILEATEESFTHVLTTNLQGPYFLTQAVANWMIQQATQATEFSGCIVNVSSVSATVASVNRGEYCVAKAGVSMATQLFAARLGEYNIPVYEVRPGIIKTDMTAGVTEKYDKLIAGGLTVQQRWGEALDVGKAVAALALGYFPYSTGQVLMVDGGLTLPRL
- a CDS encoding Gfo/Idh/MocA family protein, which produces MAPTIHQVGIIMNGVTGRMGTNQHLMRSIVEIIKQGGVKVSPSEFIMPDPILVGRDAVKLQKLAEQSGVTKFTTDLDSVMQNPQYQIYFDAQTTGRRADGVRQAVKAGKHVYCEKPTAVSTEVALELYELCKQNNIKNGVVQDKLWLPGLLKLKRLIQNDFFGEILSVRGEFGYWVFEGHTIPAQRPSWNYRKEDDGGIIVDMLCHWRYVLDYIFGKVKAVSCLGATHIKERIDENGQAYRCTADDAAYATFELENGIIAHFNSSWTVRVRRDDLLTLQVDGTKGSAVAGLRECYTQHYGNTPKPVWNPDIPQPINFMEGWSKVPEQEIFENAFKVQWELFLKHVVKDTPFPWDLREGAKGVQLAEKGLESWAKRCWVDVPEL
- a CDS encoding alpha/beta hydrolase family protein, with the protein product MKVAIRKSVLILSLGFCLSCPVFAQDQVDESMLCRGAYFTEPEGKAALEQFAATYHDKASWEKRAAIIRQGIITGGQFSNLPSKNPLKPIIHSKRVYDGYTIENVAFESFPGFFVTGNLYRPTEKKSIYSAILSPHGHYKEQKTQGRFHESVQKRCATMARMGAIVFTYDMLGYGESDQGIHQVPQVHPKALTLQINNGLRAVDFLLSLPEVDPKRIGVTGESGGGTQTILLTALDKRIAVSVPVVMVSAHFFGGCNCESGMPVHKSAQHQTSNVEIAALAAPRPLLLVSDGKDWTKNTPEVEYPYIRNIYKLYNQENLVQNVHLPDEGHDYGPSKRLAAYTFLAKHLKLDLNKVKNREGKIDESFVKVETRENLVVWNKDHPKPTNAIESDEAITKMLQAYSIASKN
- a CDS encoding sugar phosphate isomerase/epimerase family protein: MAKELTDFKNLCVHTITTKPWPIEKAAQEFSAAGIGGITVWRDALAGRDIRKTGNMLRDLNLEVVSLCRGGFFPALTASQREAAIADNLKAIDEAEALGAPMVVLVCGAAPGQSLTESRQQIQDGIMACLEHAAAARVKLTIEPLHPMYAGDRSAINTLAQANDMAEAINSPHVGVAVDVYHLWWDPDLENQIKRCAAHNNLAAFHICDWKTPTLDMLNDRGLMGEGCINLKQIRGWVEETGFNGFNEVEVFSNIYWHQDQQQFLKKITSAYLQHT